Proteins co-encoded in one Bacillota bacterium genomic window:
- a CDS encoding homoserine dehydrogenase: protein MRVALAGFGGVGRALAALAFSREEQSVTDFGLRIRICAAGTRSTTLWGDLDPGTLAFVASRALPLTAYRGGHRETSLVKAALLARAHVLVDATSSDIWTGQPGLDLLRAAMNQGLHAVVLSKGPLLTAYKELQGLSQSARVHLKASGATAAALPCLDVAEVSLAGTTLLSINGILNGTTNYLLGRMEEGIPLALALQETVHRGIAEPDPRWDLEGWDTAAKTVLLANIAMGAGIGLSAAAVEGIGGLDAAFVQDALAQGKRVKLVGSAVRGVGGIKVQVGPQVLPCDHFLASVNGADKAVSLETDTMGTLSLVGGRSDPRGAAAAAYKDIINIFRPRP from the coding sequence GTGCGAGTCGCCCTGGCGGGTTTTGGTGGGGTCGGGAGGGCCCTGGCGGCCCTGGCCTTCTCCAGGGAGGAACAGTCAGTCACCGACTTCGGTCTTCGTATAAGGATCTGCGCCGCTGGCACAAGATCCACCACCCTGTGGGGGGACCTTGACCCGGGCACCCTGGCCTTTGTGGCCAGCCGGGCGCTGCCGTTAACCGCCTACCGGGGGGGACACCGGGAAACCTCCCTGGTGAAGGCCGCTCTCCTGGCCAGGGCACACGTCCTGGTAGACGCTACATCCAGTGACATCTGGACTGGACAGCCAGGGCTCGACCTCCTGCGGGCAGCCATGAACCAGGGCCTCCACGCAGTTGTGCTGAGCAAGGGCCCACTACTTACCGCCTACAAGGAGCTCCAGGGGCTCTCGCAGTCCGCCAGGGTGCACCTCAAGGCCAGCGGCGCCACGGCTGCCGCCCTTCCTTGCCTGGACGTAGCCGAGGTAAGCCTTGCCGGGACAACCCTACTGTCCATAAATGGCATCTTGAACGGCACCACCAACTATCTCTTGGGACGCATGGAGGAAGGCATTCCCCTGGCGTTGGCACTGCAGGAGACCGTCCACAGGGGCATAGCTGAGCCTGATCCCCGCTGGGACCTGGAGGGGTGGGACACAGCGGCAAAAACCGTCCTCCTGGCGAACATAGCCATGGGTGCAGGCATTGGTCTCTCCGCCGCCGCCGTAGAGGGAATAGGCGGCCTGGATGCCGCCTTTGTGCAGGATGCCCTGGCCCAGGGGAAGAGGGTCAAGCTGGTGGGGTCTGCGGTAAGAGGAGTGGGAGGCATCAAGGTGCAGGTAGGGCCCCAGGTACTCCCTTGTGACCACTTCCTGGCATCAGTCAACGGGGCGGACAAGGCAGTATCCCTGGAAACCGATACCATGGGCACGCTAAGCCTTGTGGGAGGCCGCTCAGACCCCCGGGGCGCTGCGGCTGCCGCCTACAAGGACATCATCAACATCTTCCGCCCAAGACCCTGA